The following are encoded together in the Microbacterium hatanonis genome:
- a CDS encoding aldehyde dehydrogenase family protein, producing MTSTADAYDTTPEDLAGWLRSLDLAQTVGGIDIAGAGAADVVYPVTEEVIARAPMGDPETADAAIAAAATAFATWARTPWAERRAALQRFADALERDAVELATVVTAETGRPLRRALGEVFGGAIYVRTVAAVPPFEKTVPHPRSRIRMNHRPLGVVAAIAPWNGPVILAVVKIATALLAGNTIVLKPSEFSPLSALLFGRIGREAFPPGVCNIVTGGPEVGARLTSHPAVAKISFTGSTATGRRIGQTAAGNLARATLELGGNDPAIVLPDADLEQFVEVTTQMSLANAGAFCSAIKRAYVHEDVLDEVVDRFDARLRRLTWGDAFDRATDLTPVQNRPQYERVLGFVDDAVAAGGTLHGTGRHPMTRGYFVEPSVVTGLARDHRLVVEEQFGPILPLLPFRDLDDVVAEADSGPYGLGASVWSADEDRAVDIAESLQVGTVWVNQHGAFEAGIPMPMAKDSGLGIDYAEYGVAEHSQAVVINIA from the coding sequence ATGACATCGACCGCCGACGCCTACGACACCACCCCCGAGGATCTCGCCGGATGGCTGCGGTCTCTCGACCTGGCGCAGACCGTGGGCGGCATCGATATTGCCGGTGCCGGCGCGGCCGACGTCGTGTACCCGGTGACGGAAGAGGTCATCGCGCGCGCGCCCATGGGCGACCCGGAGACAGCGGATGCGGCGATCGCAGCCGCGGCCACCGCATTCGCCACGTGGGCTCGCACGCCGTGGGCGGAACGACGAGCCGCGCTGCAGCGCTTCGCCGATGCCCTCGAGCGCGACGCGGTGGAGCTCGCCACGGTCGTCACCGCCGAAACGGGGCGACCGCTGCGGCGCGCGCTCGGCGAAGTCTTCGGCGGGGCGATCTACGTCCGCACCGTCGCGGCTGTACCCCCGTTCGAGAAGACTGTGCCGCATCCACGTTCGCGGATCCGGATGAACCACCGCCCGCTCGGCGTCGTCGCGGCCATCGCGCCCTGGAACGGGCCCGTCATCCTGGCGGTGGTCAAGATCGCGACCGCGCTGCTCGCGGGCAACACGATCGTGCTGAAGCCCTCCGAGTTCTCCCCCCTCTCCGCCCTGCTGTTCGGGCGCATCGGCCGCGAAGCCTTCCCGCCAGGCGTCTGCAACATCGTCACCGGCGGACCCGAGGTGGGCGCACGGCTGACCTCTCATCCCGCCGTGGCCAAGATCTCCTTCACCGGGTCGACGGCGACCGGCCGCCGCATCGGCCAAACGGCGGCGGGCAATCTCGCCCGCGCGACCCTCGAACTCGGCGGGAACGACCCCGCGATCGTCCTCCCCGACGCCGACCTCGAACAGTTCGTTGAGGTAACCACACAGATGTCGCTGGCGAACGCCGGCGCCTTCTGCTCGGCGATCAAGCGCGCCTACGTGCACGAGGACGTCCTCGACGAGGTCGTCGATCGTTTCGACGCGCGCCTCCGACGCCTCACCTGGGGCGACGCCTTCGACCGCGCGACCGACCTCACCCCGGTCCAGAACCGTCCCCAGTACGAGCGGGTGCTCGGTTTCGTCGACGACGCGGTCGCCGCGGGCGGAACCCTGCACGGTACCGGGCGTCATCCGATGACGCGGGGGTACTTCGTCGAACCGAGTGTGGTCACCGGTCTCGCCCGCGACCATCGACTCGTCGTGGAGGAGCAGTTCGGACCGATTCTGCCGCTTCTGCCGTTCCGCGACCTCGACGACGTCGTGGCGGAAGCAGACTCCGGGCCCTACGGGCTCGGGGCATCGGTGTGGTCGGCCGACGAGGATCGGGCCGTCGACATCGCGGAGTCGCTCCAGGTCGGTACCGTCTGGGTCAATCAGCACGGTGCATTCGAGGCCGGAATCCCCATGCCGATGGCCAAGGACTCCGGGCTCGGGATCGACTATGCGGAGTACGGGGTGGCCGAGCACAGCCAGGCCGTCGTCATCAATATCGCTTGA
- a CDS encoding isochorismatase family protein has protein sequence MVEHPARSLLTDLADDFAAAGLAGRLTLGARPALVVVDPARAYTEPDSALYAGVEDAVEQMKVLLAAARAAAIPVYFTRVLFEHPGDGGRFADKVPAAASFRAGDPLALPIEGLEHRDGEVVITKQYPSAFFGTALASSLARQAVDTVLIAGLSTSGCVRATALDALQSGFVPVVVREAVGDRHPEPHESNLRDIQAKIGEVRSIDEMLAYLAGGDR, from the coding sequence ATGGTCGAGCACCCGGCAAGGTCGCTCCTGACCGACCTCGCGGACGACTTCGCCGCGGCGGGGCTCGCCGGGCGACTGACACTGGGCGCGCGTCCCGCGCTCGTCGTGGTCGATCCGGCCCGCGCATACACCGAACCCGATTCCGCGTTATACGCCGGAGTGGAGGATGCGGTCGAACAGATGAAGGTGCTGCTGGCGGCCGCGCGTGCGGCCGCCATCCCGGTGTACTTCACCCGCGTGCTCTTCGAGCACCCGGGTGACGGTGGGAGGTTCGCGGACAAAGTGCCTGCCGCGGCGAGCTTTCGTGCCGGTGACCCTCTCGCGCTGCCCATCGAGGGGCTCGAGCATCGCGATGGCGAGGTCGTCATCACCAAGCAGTATCCGAGCGCGTTCTTCGGAACCGCGCTGGCCTCCTCACTCGCGCGGCAGGCGGTGGACACGGTCCTGATCGCCGGCCTCTCCACGAGCGGGTGCGTGCGCGCGACCGCGCTCGATGCGCTGCAGTCGGGGTTCGTGCCCGTGGTCGTGCGGGAGGCCGTCGGAGACCGTCACCCGGAACCTCATGAGAGCAACCTCCGCGATATTCAGGCCAAGATCGGCGAGGTCCGCTCCATCGACGAGATGCTCGCCTACCTGGCTGGAGGCGACCGGTGA
- a CDS encoding carboxylesterase/lipase family protein, with protein sequence MSDVVVTTRAGRVRGSVDADGIATFRGIPYAAAPTGPLRFAGPAPVPAWRGVRDATRPGATPLRAVPNARGVIPEHTVAGDEVLNLSVFSAAGQGDDGDPRPVLVWIHGGAYHEGSAGDPRYDMTAFAALGVVGVAINYRVGFDGYGFVPDAVQNRGVRDWVAALEWVRDNIDRFGGDPGRVTIAGQSSGASAVLRLLTLAHTRGLFHAAIAQSPAELDISRDAARSITGALAAHLGVAPTLAGLSALPLGVIQSAQYRSWDAAPAPSAGGWVRAAGIGTTLRYMPVIDDDLVAGPMLDESRRGLGHDVPLLIGAVVHEMDTPAPFVDECESLGALAILTEAWGEEGAREYLSLLPETIPAREAVGQFVSDRIFRRTVPRFARARTPGTTWVYEFAVPDETGRVSHSSEIPHLFGVAAGSAVGARMRADWVTFARTGDPGWAAAGHRGVGRRYGVDDVDQPLFERERALFLDD encoded by the coding sequence GTGAGCGACGTCGTCGTGACCACGCGCGCCGGACGGGTGCGCGGAAGCGTCGACGCCGACGGGATAGCGACTTTTCGGGGCATCCCCTATGCGGCCGCACCCACGGGGCCGCTGCGTTTCGCGGGTCCGGCGCCGGTGCCGGCGTGGCGGGGAGTTCGCGACGCCACCCGCCCGGGAGCGACACCGCTGCGCGCCGTTCCGAACGCCCGGGGGGTCATCCCAGAGCACACGGTGGCGGGTGACGAGGTACTGAACCTCTCGGTGTTCTCGGCTGCGGGTCAGGGCGACGATGGGGACCCCCGTCCTGTGCTGGTGTGGATCCACGGCGGGGCCTATCACGAGGGTTCCGCGGGCGATCCCCGCTACGACATGACGGCGTTCGCGGCCCTGGGAGTCGTCGGCGTCGCGATCAACTACCGGGTCGGCTTCGACGGGTACGGATTCGTGCCCGATGCCGTCCAGAACCGGGGGGTGCGGGACTGGGTCGCCGCCCTCGAGTGGGTGCGCGACAACATCGACCGGTTCGGGGGCGACCCCGGTCGTGTGACGATCGCGGGTCAATCCTCTGGCGCGTCAGCGGTGCTGCGGCTGCTGACGCTGGCACACACCCGGGGGCTGTTCCACGCAGCGATCGCCCAGTCGCCGGCCGAGCTCGACATCTCCCGCGACGCCGCGCGAAGCATCACCGGTGCCCTCGCCGCGCACCTCGGCGTGGCCCCGACGCTCGCCGGGCTCTCGGCTCTTCCTTTGGGTGTCATCCAGTCGGCGCAGTACCGATCATGGGATGCTGCGCCTGCCCCCTCCGCGGGAGGGTGGGTGCGCGCAGCGGGCATCGGGACCACGCTGCGTTACATGCCCGTCATCGACGACGACCTCGTCGCTGGACCCATGCTCGACGAGAGCCGAAGGGGCCTGGGGCACGATGTTCCCCTGCTCATCGGCGCGGTCGTCCACGAGATGGACACTCCGGCGCCCTTCGTGGACGAGTGCGAAAGCCTCGGGGCTCTCGCAATACTCACGGAGGCATGGGGCGAGGAGGGGGCGCGGGAGTACCTCTCGCTCCTTCCCGAAACCATCCCCGCCCGGGAGGCAGTGGGGCAGTTCGTGTCCGACCGCATCTTCCGTCGTACCGTTCCTCGCTTCGCGCGAGCGCGTACGCCGGGGACGACGTGGGTCTACGAGTTCGCGGTGCCGGACGAGACCGGCCGGGTGTCGCACTCCTCCGAGATCCCGCACCTGTTCGGTGTCGCTGCCGGCTCGGCGGTCGGCGCACGGATGCGTGCCGATTGGGTAACCTTCGCCCGAACCGGTGATCCGGGGTGGGCCGCAGCAGGCCATCGAGGGGTTGGCCGGCGTTACGGTGTGGACGACGTCGACCAGCCGCTCTTCGAGCGCGAGCGCGCGCTCTTCCTCGACGACTGA
- a CDS encoding Dabb family protein produces MFEHIGILTLTPDATDADRRAIGAALEGLVGEIPGLEGAVVVYDAGLREGNADLLFRMRFDSRASWEGYGAHPAHLTVVHDHIAPRVAAKTFLQIEG; encoded by the coding sequence ATGTTCGAACACATCGGAATCCTCACCCTCACGCCCGATGCCACCGACGCGGACCGCCGCGCGATCGGAGCGGCACTCGAGGGTCTCGTGGGTGAGATTCCCGGCCTCGAGGGGGCCGTCGTGGTTTATGACGCCGGCCTCCGGGAGGGGAATGCCGACCTCCTCTTCCGAATGCGATTCGACTCCCGCGCCTCGTGGGAGGGCTACGGCGCTCATCCCGCGCATCTGACCGTCGTCCACGACCACATCGCGCCGCGCGTGGCGGCGAAGACCTTCCTGCAGATCGAGGGCTGA
- a CDS encoding FAD-dependent monooxygenase has protein sequence MHSETVTPPHSAVIIVGMGPTGMVAALSLAQRGVEVTVLEAGSTLSAEDRASTFHPSSLEILHALGVGEKLHTLGLVAPHFQYRDRSGGVLADLDLNVLSDDTAFPYRLQSEQSNLTGIIRERLSDLPNVRLLFSSPVERTELATDGVRVFLEGAGREPSLTADWLIAADGARSRVRKSLGIAFEGTTLPERFLVASTTHEFADDIDDLAYVSYISDPVDWGVLLRTPRHWRVLMPVRAEMTDDDACAPEEVERRLQKVWPTDEPYPLDHVGIYTVQQRVAATMATGRVLLAGDAAHVNNPLGGMGMNSGIHDARAAADCIVAAIDGADAALVARAYDDARRHAANHHVQKDTKRNYRDMSERDAEARHRRTADLASMTDDRELTRAYLMKTSMLASLTTSEERLKAGLRAARRGPVQPAGRRLAALLTAGPVVAPGAHDALSARMLGEAGFAAGFISGAGVSATVLGEADLGHVGRLDMVEQISRLTDSCTTAFIADGDGGFGGPLQVSRTVRAYESAGAAAITLEDQREPKGGSAGGTREVIPLDEMSAKIRAAVDARCDLLIIARSDALGAENFAGVLRRAEAYAAAGADLLFVEGRLDAQQLQTLHRRTGLKLVVNLTQSEGEELRSMDLEELRRAGVGIILHPVAALLAAARAARSTYRAIAETQLPDPQLLLTWRELTDLVGLPLSVEAGRRYAVTA, from the coding sequence ATGCATTCCGAGACCGTGACGCCCCCGCACTCCGCTGTGATCATCGTGGGGATGGGGCCGACCGGCATGGTCGCCGCCCTCTCGCTGGCACAGCGCGGCGTGGAGGTCACGGTTCTCGAGGCGGGAAGCACTCTTTCCGCAGAGGACCGCGCCTCCACCTTCCATCCCTCGAGCTTGGAGATCCTGCATGCCCTCGGGGTAGGCGAGAAGCTTCACACGCTCGGGCTCGTCGCCCCCCACTTCCAGTACCGGGATCGCTCCGGAGGAGTGCTGGCCGATCTCGATCTGAACGTCCTCAGCGACGACACCGCCTTCCCGTACCGTCTGCAGAGCGAGCAGAGCAACCTCACGGGCATCATCCGTGAGCGGCTTTCCGACCTTCCGAACGTGCGGCTCCTCTTCTCGTCGCCCGTCGAGCGCACCGAGCTCGCCACCGACGGCGTGCGCGTCTTCCTCGAGGGTGCCGGTCGTGAGCCGTCGCTGACCGCCGACTGGCTGATCGCCGCCGACGGGGCGCGCTCTCGCGTCCGCAAGTCGCTCGGGATCGCCTTCGAGGGAACCACCCTCCCGGAGCGGTTCCTGGTCGCCTCCACGACGCACGAGTTCGCCGACGACATCGACGACCTCGCGTACGTGAGCTACATCTCCGATCCGGTCGACTGGGGTGTGCTGCTGCGAACACCCCGTCACTGGCGAGTGCTCATGCCGGTGCGAGCGGAGATGACCGACGACGACGCATGCGCACCGGAGGAGGTGGAGCGTCGACTGCAGAAGGTCTGGCCCACCGACGAGCCCTACCCGCTCGACCACGTCGGCATCTATACCGTGCAGCAGCGTGTGGCCGCGACCATGGCGACGGGCCGTGTCCTGCTCGCGGGCGACGCCGCACACGTCAACAACCCTCTCGGCGGCATGGGGATGAACAGCGGCATCCACGACGCGCGGGCGGCGGCGGACTGCATCGTCGCCGCGATCGACGGAGCGGATGCGGCTCTGGTCGCACGGGCCTACGACGATGCGCGTCGCCACGCGGCCAACCACCATGTGCAGAAGGACACCAAGCGCAACTACCGAGACATGTCGGAACGAGACGCCGAGGCGCGCCATCGTCGGACCGCTGATCTTGCCTCGATGACCGACGACCGGGAACTCACGCGGGCTTACCTCATGAAGACCTCGATGCTCGCGTCGCTCACCACCTCGGAGGAGCGATTGAAGGCGGGACTGCGGGCCGCCCGTCGCGGTCCGGTACAACCGGCCGGGCGTCGCCTGGCCGCGCTGTTGACGGCGGGACCGGTGGTCGCACCTGGCGCACACGACGCCCTCTCCGCGCGAATGCTGGGCGAGGCGGGGTTCGCTGCCGGTTTCATCTCCGGCGCGGGTGTCTCGGCCACCGTCTTGGGCGAGGCCGATCTGGGTCATGTCGGCCGCCTCGACATGGTCGAACAGATCTCACGTCTCACGGACAGCTGCACGACTGCGTTCATTGCAGACGGCGATGGCGGCTTCGGTGGACCGCTCCAGGTGTCGCGGACGGTTCGCGCGTACGAGAGCGCGGGCGCGGCGGCGATCACCCTCGAGGACCAGCGTGAGCCCAAAGGTGGCTCGGCCGGAGGGACCCGCGAGGTCATCCCGCTTGACGAGATGTCCGCCAAGATCCGCGCGGCCGTCGATGCCCGGTGCGATCTGCTCATCATCGCTCGCAGCGATGCGCTCGGCGCGGAGAACTTCGCCGGGGTGCTGCGTCGCGCCGAGGCCTATGCGGCCGCAGGCGCCGATCTGCTCTTCGTCGAGGGACGGCTCGACGCGCAGCAACTTCAGACGCTGCACAGACGTACTGGGCTCAAGCTGGTCGTCAACCTCACGCAGTCCGAGGGCGAGGAGCTCCGCAGCATGGACCTGGAGGAGCTTCGCCGCGCGGGAGTAGGAATCATCCTGCATCCGGTCGCCGCCCTCCTCGCGGCGGCACGTGCCGCGCGGTCGACCTACCGCGCCATCGCCGAGACCCAGCTACCCGACCCCCAGCTGCTGCTCACCTGGCGGGAGTTGACCGATCTCGTCGGCCTGCCGCTCTCCGTCGAGGCGGGGCGGCGCTACGCCGTCACCGCCTGA
- a CDS encoding maleate cis-trans isomerase family protein, translating into MSTVTSPRAVLGVILPSTNTVVEAEYNQMRPAGVSFHSSRIMIRKPGLGGDDDFVDFLEALRLEMDAAIESLATCEPDRIVMGMSAETFWGGADGAAAFQKDVEEKSGREVSTGALACKAALDAFGARRIGIITPYQPVGDEQVRAFFTELGYDVAAVEGLKCDSATSIADVTPSEIRAAFLAVDGPDVDVLVQAGTNLAAVAVAADLEAELGKPVIAINAATVWHALRAEGIDDRLTGFGRLLSEF; encoded by the coding sequence GTGTCCACCGTCACCTCGCCCCGAGCCGTTCTCGGCGTGATCCTGCCCTCCACCAACACCGTCGTCGAGGCGGAGTACAACCAGATGCGCCCGGCCGGTGTCTCCTTCCACAGCAGCCGGATCATGATCCGCAAGCCGGGTCTCGGCGGAGACGACGACTTCGTCGATTTCCTCGAGGCGCTCCGCCTCGAGATGGACGCGGCGATCGAGAGCCTGGCCACCTGCGAACCCGATCGGATCGTCATGGGGATGTCCGCAGAGACTTTCTGGGGTGGCGCCGACGGTGCGGCCGCGTTCCAGAAGGACGTCGAGGAGAAATCGGGGCGCGAGGTCTCGACGGGTGCGCTCGCCTGCAAAGCAGCACTCGATGCTTTCGGGGCGCGTCGCATCGGGATCATCACGCCCTATCAGCCGGTCGGCGACGAACAGGTGCGCGCCTTCTTCACTGAACTCGGTTACGACGTCGCCGCCGTCGAGGGACTCAAGTGCGATTCGGCCACGTCGATCGCCGACGTCACCCCGTCGGAGATCCGCGCGGCTTTCCTCGCCGTCGACGGACCGGATGTCGATGTCCTGGTGCAGGCGGGTACCAATCTCGCCGCCGTCGCGGTCGCCGCCGACCTGGAGGCCGAACTGGGCAAGCCCGTGATCGCCATCAACGCGGCGACCGTCTGGCATGCCCTGCGAGCGGAGGGGATAGACGACCGGCTGACCGGCTTCGGCCGCCTCCTCTCCGAATTCTGA